Proteins from a genomic interval of Rhipicephalus microplus isolate Deutch F79 chromosome 6, USDA_Rmic, whole genome shotgun sequence:
- the LOC142766118 gene encoding uncharacterized protein LOC142766118, whose amino-acid sequence MKSTTTTTTPSTTPKSTTKLSTKSKTTMTTPSTTPKSTTKLSTKSATTTTTPEPELKEVLCTVGHSAVTTNMYPPEFPCDYLYYTSVVILKKEVMATEVQTSWTTFQAMAKNYTRLISGMSFDYRYFSHHQLQPAIPALNALAQARIGSYGILNIVASPEDLRTAVYKMRQGIQTLKRWQSTNPMRRSVIALGSTDYSGENYTDTFKNLVKSVIKESKGESPKLAPFLGSDDRSIVSGLRGSIAAAVPVVT is encoded by the exons ATGAagtcgacgacgacgacgaccacACCATCTACAACACCGAAGTCAACCACCAAGTTGTCCACGAAGTcaaagacgacgatgacgacaccaTCTACAACACCGAAGTCAACCACCAAGTTGTCCACGAAGTCGGCGACCACGACGACCACACCGGAGCCGGAGT TGAAGGAAGTTCTGTGCACCGTGGGGCACAGCGCCGTGACGACGAACATGTACCCGCCCGAGTTTCCCTGCGATTACTTGTACTACACCAGCGTAGTTATCCTCAAAAAGGAGGTCATGGCCACCGAAGTGCAGACCAGCTGGACCACCTTCCAAGCTATGGCGAAGAACTATACCCGGCTCATTAGCGGAATGTCGTTCGATTACCG GTACTTCTCGCATCATCAGCTTCAGCCAGCCATTCCCGCCCTGAACGCCCTCGCTCAAGCGCGCATCGGGTCCTACGGCATTCTCAACATCGTCGCGAGTCCCGAAGACCTGAGGACTGCGGTCTACAAAATGAGACAGGGTATACAG ACACTGAAgcgctggcagagtacgaacccCATGAGGAGGAGCGTCATTGCGCTCGGATCCACGGACTACAGCGGTGAAAATTACACGGACACGTTCAAGAATCTCGTCAAGAGCGTCATCAA AGAGAGTAAGGGGGAGAGCCCTAAGCTGGCACCGTTCCTGGGCTCAGACGACCGGAGCATCGTTTCAGGACTCCGAGGCAGCATTGCAGCTGCagtgccagttgtcacgtga
- the LOC119168207 gene encoding sulfotransferase 1B1, with the protein MSNIVRLLGIRSRNRDDHEYLSKLTPNVDDQVEEPVCGSRKAVVTAGPPTAPVELEYVVEGLPVPPKAFNVEVVRDALRYKARPSDVFVATYPKSGTSWLQRIVWLLLNLDRMDEGVPSLMDTMTRHMSFLELVGRRMVGALPEPRVIKHHLPFWLSPYHPLAKYVVLVRNPFDVAVSFYYHCRAEPSAGLLPGVATFDDFFERFLEGRVPFGSYFDHVLSWYARRDDTNVLFLHYETLRERPATVTLEVADFLDAGIASKLRGDERLLRHVVYRTSAGCLKTAKPLMSAASRGRSANVVKSLSRPGEPLDKVSAYYVRKGDAEEWKRHFKPDQVRRLRQLCEERMKGTKMWYTWQKRFE; encoded by the exons ATGTCGAACATCGTGCGACTGCTCGGCATCCGCAGTAGAAACCGAGACGACCACGAATACCTCTCCAAGTTGACCCCCAACGTCGACGACCAAGTTGAGGAGCCGGTCTGTGGTTCCCGTAAGGCAGTGGTCACCGCGGGGCCCCCGACTGCTCCAGTCGAGTTGGAATATGTCGTCGAAGGCCTTCCGGTACCGCCGAAGGCCTTCAACGTCGAAGTGGTACGCGACGCTCTGCGGTACAAGGCGCGACCGAGCGACGTTTTCGTGGCCACGTACCCGAAGTCGGGCACCTCGTGGTTGCAGCGCATCGTCTGGCTGCTCCTGAACTTGGACCGCATGGACGAGGGAGTGCCGTCTCTCATGGACACCATGACTCGGCACATGTCGTTCCTGGAGCTT GTTGGCCGAAGGATGGTCGGCGCGCTGCCCGAGCCTCGCGTCATCAAGCACCACCTGCCCTTCTGGCTCTCGCCGTACCACCCGCTGGCCAAGTATGTCGTGCTAGTGCGAAATCCGTTCGACGTCGCCGTCTCCTTCTACTACCATTGCCGAGCCGAGCCCTCTGCTGGCCTCCTTCCGGGCGTCGCGACGTTTGACGACTTCTTCGAGCGGTTCCTGGAAGGTCGCGTACCGTTCGGCTCGTACTTCGATCACGTCCTGTCCTGGTACGCTCGTCGCGACGACACCAACGTTCTCTTCCTACACTACGAGACGCTCAGGGAACGTCCGGCCACCGTCACCCTTGAAGTCGCAGACTTCCTGGACGCCGGAATTGCCTCCAAGCTCCGCGGAGATGAACGACTCCTACGACACGTGGTGTACAGGACATCGGCCGGATGTCTTAAGACCGCGAAACCCCTCATGTCGGCCGCCTCACGTGGTCGCAGTGCTAATGTGGTAAAGTCACTCTCGCGACCCGGTGAACCGTTAGACAAGGTTTCTGCGTACTATGTTCGCAAGGGCGACGCAGAAGAATGGAAGCGACATTTCAAGCCAGATCAAGTGCGGCGCCTACGGCAGCTATGCGAAGAAAGGATGAAAGGCACTAAGATGTGGTACACGTGGCAGAAACGGTTCGAGTAA
- the LOC119167879 gene encoding iris: protein MVLEIPYQDPSKTMVVFLPRMERLATFEHSLTPAKLLRCLANLQEREVEVTMPVLRLKRHTEMARIVSMLSAPEVFKSRGQLGGMSDDKSLFVSTLTHVTVFHANTRGGKPQVPLTSEPPSTTRPTPATTRATPEPVRFTVDRPFMFLVMNKDPDAVLVLGSVKRVSSRKTKVPPIN from the exons ATGGTGCTAGAGATACCGTACCAGGACCCGAGCAAGACTATGGTGGTGTTCTTGCCCCGCATGGAGCGCTTGGCGACGTTCGAGCACAGCTTGACGCCGGCAAAGCTGCTGCGATGCCTGGCAAATCTCCAGGAGCGAGAGGTCGAG GTGACGATGCCAGTGCTGCGGCTGAAGCGACACACCGAGATGGCGCGCATCGTGTCGATGCTGAGCGCACCGGAGGTGTTCAAGAGCCGCGGTCAGCTCGGAGGCATGAGCGACGACAAGAGCTTGTTCGTGTCCACGCTCACCCACGTGACCGTGTTCCATGCGAACACCAGGGGAGGAAAG CCTCAGGTGCCgctcacgagcgagcctccgagcACCACCAGGCCGACTCCGGCTACCACCAGGGCGACACCGGAGCCGGTCAGGTTCACCGTTGACCGGCCCTTCATGTTCCTGGTGATGAACAAAGACCCTGACGCGGTGCTGGTCCTCGGGTCTGTCAAGAGGGTCTCATCTAGGAAGACCAAGGTTCCGCCCATCAACTGA
- the LOC142766119 gene encoding ipis-1-like yields MEKRAGQKAEQPSQKQQQQQKQQQERWTSSPVQARTPTTTPMSPAQPSDEHERQDPTAHMTPEEVAASAPTMTSALLAFTIELHQKLREVGGSKNVLFSPFLAAGALIALFHGARGRAARHLARLLHLDESDAPRAVAYFARCHHQLFASWPNHHRQGFNATHDLALIRDRNLNMIAAYIASLSPWCRTEPDFFESDMGSAVIRMDLWIRALTAFAFREYTVFEFPPTMGREPVLLVSIAVLFVKGRWRHRFEPGTGDFHETPTRMRSVRVMRRCGKFRIGTRDEIAGGQLMP; encoded by the exons ATGGAGAAGCGAGCTGGTCAGAAGGCCGAGCAGCCGTCTCagaaacagcagcaacaacagaaGCAGCAGCAAGAAAGGTGGACATCGTCTCCCGTCCAAGCACGCACGCCCACGACAACGCCCATGTCTCCAGCTCAGCCATCCGACGAGCACGAACGACAGGATCCCACCGCACA TATGACGCCGGAAGAAGTGGCTGCCTCTGCGCCCACCATGACGAGCGCTCTGCTCGCCTTCACCATCGAATTGCACCAGAAGCTTCGCGAGGTGGGCGGCTCCAAGAACGTGCTCTTCTCGCCGTTCCTCGCCGCGGGCGCCCTCATCGCGCTCTTCCACGGCGCCAGGGGTCGCGCGGCTCGTCACCTGGCGCGCCTGCTGCACCTGGACGAGTCGGACGCACCGCGCGCCGTGGCGTACTTCGCGCGCTGCCACCACCAGCTGTTCGCCTCGTGGCCCAACCACCACCGACAGGGCTTCAACGCCACGCACGACCTGGCGCTGATACGCGACCGGAACCTGAACATGATCGCCGCGTACATCGCCTCGCTGTCGCCTTGGTGCCGCACCGAGCCGGACTTCTTCGAG TCGGACATGGGCAGCGCGGTCATCCGCATGGACCTCTGGATCCGGGCCCTGACGGCGTTTGCCTTCCGCGAGTACACGGTGTTCGAATTCCCGCCCACCATGGGCCGGGAGCCAGTGCTTCTCGTCTCCATCGCCGTGCTGTTCGTGAAGGGCCGATGGCGACACCGCTTCGAGCCGGGCACCGGCGACTTCCACGAGACGCCCACCAGGATGCGCTCCGTGCGCGTCATGCGCCGGTGCGGCAAGTTCCGCATAGGTACGCGCGATGAAATCGCAGGTGGTCAGCTAATGCCTTGA